One part of the Candidatus Methanoperedens sp. genome encodes these proteins:
- the ribH gene encoding 6,7-dimethyl-8-ribityllumazine synthase, with the protein MSDIKLGFVVSEFNRDLTIMMEALGKEHAGFLGASVEKIIYVPGVFDMPLAVKKLAQDADIDAVVTIGCVIQGATKHDEIVIQHASRKIADLALEYNKPITLGISGPGMSRLDAHERVDYAKRAVEAAVKMVRRLKE; encoded by the coding sequence ATGAGTGATATTAAACTGGGATTTGTTGTTTCGGAGTTCAATCGTGACCTGACCATTATGATGGAAGCGCTTGGTAAAGAACATGCAGGTTTTCTGGGCGCATCTGTCGAGAAGATCATATATGTGCCCGGGGTATTTGATATGCCTCTTGCGGTTAAGAAACTCGCCCAGGATGCGGATATCGACGCCGTGGTCACCATCGGATGTGTTATCCAGGGGGCGACGAAACATGACGAGATAGTGATACAGCATGCTTCAAGGAAGATAGCTGACCTTGCGCTCGAATACAATAAACCCATAACCCTCGGGATATCAGGTCCGGGTATGAGCAGGCTTGATGCGCATGAGCGGGTGGACTACGCGAAACGCGCTGTGGAAGCTGCTGTAAAAATGGTCAGAAGATTGAAGGAATAA